The genome window CTTCTTGCGCTTTCCGCGGTGCCGCCGGCTGTTGCGGCTTCGCAGTCGTCGCTGCTCCAACGggagacttctttttgttcttcttaccccgcttgaccacagtcgtccattcctcttccgaggcaggcactgttgtctgcagccgaggctgccggacttgggaagcggggccaggaacactcgtaggacgctttttgggcccctccttctttttattctttttcgCAGCCCGCTTCGCACCCGCTGGGTTGGTAGGAGCTGGAGTGTGACCGGGGGGAGAGCTTCCTGCTTTGGAAGGTGTGGGAGCAGACGACACCTGAGTAGGTTGCTGTGGGAGCAGTTTCTCCTCCAGGGCGCTCAACCTTGTACCCATCATTTCAGTCACCTTGGCCACGATATTGCGCTCTAAGTCACCTTGCTCCCGAGCAGGTGATGTCGTCGTCTCTTGGCGCGTCCCTTCGAGGCGCTGCCCAAGGCTAGTGCGCAAGTCGCCCATCTCCTTACGGAGCTCGGCCATTTCCGCCTTAAGGCGAGCGTTTTCGGCGgcgagcctcctcgtctcatcgGAGACAGTCCGGCCCCTCATCTCACCGACAGCTTCCCTGATCGCAGCCACAGCCTCCTTCAGGATTCGTTGGTACGTGCCCTTTAGGTTTTTGGACTTGGTGGCCACGTCCTTGATAAGCCCCAGACTATCACGCACCTGCTGGTTTAGGGCCAGGACAGTGCGGTTTTCTTCGTCGTCTGACCCACTTGTCGTCCCAAACGAATCCGGATGGCGGGCAAGCCGTCTTAGCGTCACCATTTTGGACGCGGCCATCAGGTCCTCTTCAGTTTGCAGCTCGAGCTCCCGGCGCTTAGCCTTTTCCTTGGTTAGCCCGGCGTGGCGCGCCGTGGATGGTTGGCGGCCTGTTCCTCGCTTGGAGGGCCCCGAGGCGGACTTTCCTCGCTCCGCAAGATCGGAAGCCTCGCCGCTCGGCGATGCTCCCGTGTCGCTACCACTGCTTCGCTGCCTCTTCCGTCCTGCGGCCATTTGGGCAGTTAGCGAAACGTCGGATTCGGCGGTTTCCCCGTCGGTTGGCACCGGAGAGAAAAATACTCCGTCCCCAGGGAGGTCACCCGTGTCTATTCTCATGGGGGAGAAGAACTCCTCCCTGCCAAGAGAGGGGACCCTTTCTGGCATGCGTTCTATTCGCACTACGGGTTGCCGTCTCTCACTAAGCCCCCTAGCGGGTTTGGGTGGGGAGCGTGTAGAATCCACCGCCGTCCCCGGAGGCACGTCCTCATCATGGAACACCCAGCGCCCCTGGGCGTCCTGAAATGGTCGGAATCCATCCTTGGGGTGGCCAGTGGAGGCTCCTGCCTCCGCCGGACTGCTATTCTCCCCATCACCCCCTCCTTGCAGCCTCAATACCAAATCACTCTGCAAATCGGTGTCCATGAAGTGTTTGCTTGTGTTGTCGTTTCGGGATCGTGAGTGGTTTGCCCCCCCAGAATACGGAAGGCGGCATGTCGCCACAGCATGGGCAATTGCCCGTCCTGTGGCGACATGGAGGATTGAAACCTCCTGGGGTAGTTCTACATTTTCGTTTCCACTCATTTTGTGTGCTATTTTGAGGAGGTATGCCCCTCCCTGACGTTTGTGACTGGACTCCCTCCAGCCACGCATCCCATCGGCACGCCAGACACACCTTGGGATTGGGGTGAtttttatagtggttttcttcCACTTTTCCATCCGCCGCGCTTGGTGGCCGGAGCCATCCCCACTCCTCCCCCCGCCAGAGGTAATTTCTAATAGGGGACCTATTAGAAATTCCCAACAGGGATTTTGCAGCTCACACTGTGCCCTCTGCTATTCAGAGGGACACGCGGAGCCACCCGCCCAGCCACTCCTCAGGGTATCAATCAAGGAACTGCTCCTCGGGCAAAGATCCGGAATGTGACCCCCCGCAGCCGTCATTGGAAGCCAAAAGCCCCCCAGACGCACAACAGATCCACGCGGCATCCGGTGCGCGATCCTCCCGATCCGCTGACACCGCCGACCCGCCCGGAGAAATAGATCTGCAATTGGGTTTCACAGAAGCCCAATGCACAATCCTTCCAGACAGCTAGGCAATGTCAGAAAAGCAGAAGGCTCTCCAATCCGGCAACCACCCACATCCACGACGCGTCAGGGAGCCCTCAGCCTCCTCCCCAGACGTCCGCGCGCGAAACAGTGACTTGATTGACCCTACATACTGCTCTCATAGCTCCTCCTCTCTGCTCATCCACTGCGCCGTCTGCTTATTCAGAGGGACGCGTGGAGAGCCATTCTCGGGCACAAAGCCCCCCAAATTCCCCCCCTGGTGTTTGGTTCGCGGGACTACGTCCTACCCCAGCACGACAAAGGGCCGGGGCATTCCCCTATCCACCACCTGGGGACGCGCCACGTCGGGGTTCACCTCCCCGCCCACTCGGACACCCGAGCAGGTCCGtggaacctttttttttttttttttttttttttttttttttttttttttttttttttcgttggaaaaatgctttatgcatacccgcacacccgggggaggaaatgcgggttatgtgggactcggcaaaggtgccgctacccactaaaaaaccaacggtatgcctgcacgccgccggtggggcgtggccacgggttctctagagtacgcaaccgcaaccacgccggcgccgcccgcctgTGCAGCGGGCCCTTCTCTTGTGGGGGGCTAGAGAGGAACTTCTACCCCTGCCTACTCAGAAGGCGCGTGGGCATACCACGCGCGCCCTCTCTGCGAGGCCTATGTAATGggcagcgacgcccccgcgccgctgcccagacctcgctaggtgggggggaggagatgggcatacgctctcctccgggcccctgtgcgcttgcggcggatcgggtgcgaggctgggttggcctccctttccctctccgctgcctccttctgcgacattacatcctcgcagaaggagaggaccgctttccacgacctctcgtcggcaaccatagccttaactacggctggcaaggagaggtcgttccccaccactgccgcgagttcgcggcgctgcccctcccaggctgggcattcctccagggtatgctgcgccgtgtcctcgccgcagccacactggtggcactccgccgtctcctcccgtcttgcgtaccggtgcaggtagctcccgaaacagccatgccccgtgagcacctgcaccagccggaaggttagcgagccccgctctctctccagccagtcttgtaggaccggccggaccgcctcgacagtcctgtgcccttcctcgcgtccagccagttgctcctcccattggaggacaatggactgccggacgaggagcttttgcgcctctatctccctaggcgcaggatggaactcccgcagccggagctccctgcgccactcgtacagagacgcttgggcctccgcctccagatcccaaggaggcgttcccgccagcaagcacgccgcatcatatgaggtggtgcggtacccgcgtacgacgctgatggccatcgCCCTCTGAGCCTTTCTCAGCAGGGCGATATTTTGGGCCGCCAGATTCCCCGCCCAGATCGGCGCCCCGTACAGGGCCATCGATCGCACCACCCCCATATACAGACGGCGGCTCGCTACGTCCGGCCCCCCGATATTGGGCATCAgcctcttcagtgcggccgatgcTGCCATTAGTCGGGGGGTCAGGCGGGCAAAGTGCTCGCGGAAGTTCCATCGGGAATCGAGGACAAGTCCGAGATATTTCATGTCGGACTTTACCTCGATTCGGGTGCCACCAACGACGATGCTGGATCCTGCAGGCGGCGCCTTCCGGGCTGCGTGGAAGCAGAGCGCCTCAGACTTGTGTAGCGCCACCTCCAGACCCAGCATCGTTATACGCCTCACCACCTGTGCCACCGTCACGGTGGCGAGGCGTGCTGCTTCCCGGTACGAGGTCCCCCGGGACGTGACcagcgtgtcatctgcgtagcaggtcacacttgaccccgggagaagctccccccgcagcacccagtcgtacccaatgttccacaggagcggccctaagaccgagccctgtggaacaccgcacgaCGTCTCCCACCTTGTAATCCCGCCGCCCCGGACCGGATACTCCACACACCGCTCCGAGAGGTAGGCCCCGACTATTTGGCACAAATAGGGAGGCACTTTGTGGTATTTCAGCGCCTCCCTAATGCACGACCACGGCAGGGTGTTAAAGGCATTGGCGATATCCAAGGACACCGCCAGGAGAACCCCACCGTGGTCAACCGCCTCATCCGAGAGGGCTTTGATGCGCGCGACTGCATCTACGGTCGACCTGCCCTCTCGGAATCCGAACTGATGCTCGGACAGGTCAGGTCCTACTCCTCGGAGGTGCTCAACGAGGCGACAGCAGATGATGCGCTCGAAGAGCTTGTCAGCCTCGTCGAGCAATACGATCGGACGGTAGGCGGATGGAGAGTCCGCGGGACGCCCATCCTTTTTTAGGAGGACGAGCCGGCCGGTTTTCCATATGGTCGGAAATCGGCCGGACTGTAGACAGGCGTCCAGTAGCCCGCGGAATCTCTCCCCTAGGGACCGCAGCGCCAaagccaggacgcgtcctgggatcccatctggacccggtgccgtgtttttggcttttagcctccgcacggctgcgtctagctctgcctccgttaccggaggcaccccgacttccgcaccctcaaaccctgcgagctgatggggaggtgccatttctgggggctggtgttccggtctgttcggaaacaagttggaaacaaccacccccagtagtcgaggctcgagactctctgtcaaggggggggcccaagggcgtaatttacccctgaccgtcttgtacggcctcccccatgggtctcggtttagagtctcgagaagctccgctctggcgctcgcctttgcctcgcagatggagagctgcagcgccttgaccgcctccCTGTAGGCACCGTACAGCCGCGTCTCCTCTTCAACGTCTCGGTGTCTGCGTCGACGGGACCGTGTGTACTGGCGTCTCGCCCTGTTGGAGCAGGATCGGAGTTCTTCGATTTCTCGCGACCACCAGTACACTTGACGCTTCGGAGGCCGTGGCTTGGCTCGTGACATGCCTGCGTCACAGACTTGTGACATGGCTTCGCGGAACCAGGCTGCCTCCTCCTCGGTCTCCACAGGCCCAGGAGATGTTGTCCAGGCCTGGACGAGGGACGCTATCTCCACCGCTTCACGATCCAGGCTGTTCAGGGCCCAACGAGGATAAGGGGTCGCAGCACGGCCATTCGGACGACGATCCGTGTCTGTCGTGCCTCCGGAGGACGTGGAGACATCAAACCGGATGTACAAATGGTCTGATAATGTCTCCACCGTCTCCAGTACTCTCCAGCCACGGACGCGGGTCGCGAGTGCCGGGGTCGCAAACGTCACGTCTACTATGGATTCTCCCTGCCAGCGCACGCAGGTGCTGGCCGACCCTCGGTTCAGAACCGACAtaccggtcatcgtcgcccactCCTCTAACAGGTCTCCACGGATGTCGGTTGCGGGACAGCCCCAGGCCATGGATTTGGCGTTTAAGTCCCCTGCGACTACTACCTGGCGCGGTTGGGTCTGCGCAACAAGAGCCGCCAGCTGGCCGAGGAAGGCTTCGAACTCGGAGACTCTTCTGTTGGGGGAGAAATATACCCCGATCAGGGTAATTTCGCCCCAGAGGACAGCCACATAGCCTCGGCCCCTCGACAACGTGGAGGGGGGCGGTATGCCCTCTACCCCTGCTTTTGTAATAATGGCCACCAAGCCATCCAGGTCCGCAGCCCAGTTGTGGCTGGGGGGGACGTAGTACGGCTCGGCGACCACGGCAGCATCTATCGACCACTGCGCCATGGACTGCAGGAGGAGATCTTGCGCCCCGGCGCAGTGGTTTATGTTCGCCTGGAGGATCCGATTGGTTGACCTCGTCATTTTGGCGCATTGTTAGTCGGACCCTCTTGTGCAGCCGGAGGCGCCGCCACTCCAGGGGTGCCTGGTTTGTTGGTCACCTTCCGGGACATGCGTTTTGGGGCTTTAGCCCCCATCGCGCAGGTACTGCTGCCGGCACTGTGGTCAGCAGGTTTGCCCGCTGCAGTGCACAGAGTGCAGTGGGGCGCGGCGGTGCAGTCCCTGGCCCGGTGACCGGATTGACCGCATCGGTAGCATTGGTCACTACGGTCGATTTCTGAGGTGCACCCCCTCCTAACATGGCCAGGCACCAGGCAGCGGAAGCACCTCAGGGGTCGGGACTCCAGCAGCTTCACGTTTGCCGAAGCCCATCCGACGAGGAGTCGCCCCTCAGCCACTTTCTTGGCGGCTGCTACGGGGCAGCGAGCCCACGCTGTGCCCAGGCCTGTTGGCGTGCGGGAGATCCGGCCAACTTTCACTGCCTCTAGGGCACACCCTCCAACTTTCGCCACGGCAGCGGCGAGCTCTTCCTCTGTAACCGAGTCATCCAGGCCGGAAATGCGCATCTCCGCGCATTTTACCGGCCTAGAGATGCGGACGTCGGCCACATTAAGCGTCTCCCTCAGCTTGGCAGCAAGAGAGTCTGCTTGGTTGCCGCTGGTGGTGTCTGGGCCCGGGATCTCCAGGATTGCCGCCCCTGTCACTGCCCTACGGAACCTCAGGCCGGTGATACCGAGCCCATCCAGGGAGATTTTGGTCTTGGCCTCCGTAATCAACGTTCCGTAGGTAACGCCCCTCTCTTCTGCTCCCGTCTCCAGGGTGAGGACTACGGCCGCTGACCGCGGGGTGCGCAGTAGCGCCTTGGTCTTATTGCGACCCTTCCCTTCTTGCGCTTTCCGCGGTGCCGCCGGCTGTTGTGGCTTCGCAGTCGTCGCTTCTCCAACGGGAGActtctttttattcttcttaCCCCGCTTGACCACAGTCGTCCATTCCTCTTCCGAGGCAGGCACTGTTGTCTGCAGCCGAGGCTGCCGGACTTGGGAAGCGGGGCCAGGAACACTCGTAGGACGCTTTTTGGGCCCCTCCTTCTTTTTGTTCTTCTTCGCAGCCCGCTTCGCACCCGCTGGGTTGGTAGGAGCTGGAGTGTGACCGGGGGGAGAGCTTCCTGCTTTGGAAGGTGTGGGAGCAGACGACACCTGAGTAGGTTGCTGTGGGAGCAGTCTCTCCTCCAGGGCGCTCAACCTTGTACCCATCATGTCACTCACCTTGGCCATGATATTGCGCTCTAGGTCACCTTGCTCCCGAGCAGGTGATGTCGCCGTCTCTTGGCGCGTCCCTTCGAGGCGCTGCCCAAGGCTAGCACGCAAGTCGCCCATCTCCTTACGGAGCTCGGCCATTTCCGCCTTGAGGCGAGCGTTTTCGGCGgcgagcctcctcgtctcatcgGAGACAGTCCGGCCCCTCATCTCACCGACAGCTTCCCGGATCGCAGCCACAGCCTCCTTCAGGATTCGTTGGTACGTGCCCTTTAGGTTTTTGGACTTGGTGGCCACGTCCTTGATTAGCCCCAGACTATCCCGCACCTGCTGGTTTAGGGCCAGGGCAGTGCGGTTTTCTTCGT of Cydia amplana chromosome 17, ilCydAmpl1.1, whole genome shotgun sequence contains these proteins:
- the LOC134656025 gene encoding uncharacterized protein LOC134656025 → MDTDLQSDLVLRLQGGADGENSSPAEAGASTGHPKDGFRPFQDAQGRWVFHDEDVPPGTAVDSTRSPPKPARGLSERRKAVVLIERMPERVPSLGREEFFSPRRIDTGDLPGDGVFFSPVPTDVETAESDASLTAQMAAGRKRQRSSGSDTGASPSGEASDLAEQGKPASGPSKRGTGRRPSTARHAGLTKEKAKRLELELQTEEDLIAASKMVTLRRLARHPDSFGTTSGSDDEENRTALALNQQVRDSLGLIKDVATKSKNLKGTYQRILKEAVAAIREAVGEMRGRTVSDETRRLAAENARLKAEMAELRKEMGDLRASLGQRLEGTRQETATSPAREQGDLERNIMAKVSDMMGTRLSALEERLLPQQPTQVSSAPTPSKAGSSPPGHTPAPTNPAGAKRAAKKNKKKEGPKKRPTSVPGPASQVRQPRLQTTVPASEEEWTTVVKRGKKNKKKSPVGEATTAKPQQPAAPRKAQEGKGRNKTKALLRTPRSAAVVLTLETGAEERGVTYGTLITEAKTKISLDGLGITGLRFRRAVTGAAILEIPGPDTTSGNQADSLAAKLRETLNVADVRISRPVKCAEMRISGLDDSVTEEELAAAVAKVGGCALEAVKVGRISRTPTGLGTAWARCPVAAAKKVAEGRLLVGWASANVKLLESRPLRCFRCLVPGHVRRGCTSEIDRSDQCYRCGQSGHRARDCTAAPHCTLCTAAGKPADHSAGSSDQQTRHPWSGGASGCTRGSD